One Maribacter cobaltidurans genomic window carries:
- a CDS encoding PorP/SprF family type IX secretion system membrane protein, giving the protein MEYLTNRAKFNIFLGIIVCTFFGTTHVFGQKEPQYTQYMYNIGSFNPAYVGTVETPEIAALYRAQWIDIPGAPRTIRIGTNIPFKNETMGLGFNVVNDQLGPVTQTYADISYSYQVNISEETKLSFGMDAGGSFLNVDFSKGTFENPGEPLSQEQVTRFYPTIGAGLFMYSDQWYLGASAPNFLTEGIYNDDVASIVEDKLQFNFIGGYVFDLSDNLKFKPAFLINTLKGAPVNINISTNFLINDVFTLGASYRVENAFSGLAGFQISNGTFIGYSYDYNTNPLGEFNSGSHEVILKFYLGKGSGGSSEKNNKGSKGKPKQIDSPRFF; this is encoded by the coding sequence ATGGAATACCTAACGAACAGAGCAAAATTCAATATATTCCTGGGAATAATCGTTTGTACATTTTTTGGTACAACCCATGTTTTTGGTCAAAAGGAGCCTCAATATACCCAGTACATGTACAATATTGGAAGTTTCAACCCTGCCTATGTAGGAACCGTTGAAACGCCTGAAATAGCGGCATTGTACAGGGCGCAATGGATAGATATTCCGGGTGCACCCAGAACAATAAGAATTGGAACCAATATACCTTTTAAGAATGAGACCATGGGATTGGGCTTCAACGTGGTCAATGATCAATTGGGGCCAGTTACCCAAACCTATGCAGATATATCCTATTCCTATCAGGTGAATATTTCGGAGGAGACCAAATTATCCTTTGGTATGGATGCCGGTGGGTCTTTTTTGAACGTGGATTTTTCTAAAGGAACTTTTGAAAACCCGGGCGAGCCTTTAAGTCAAGAGCAGGTAACTAGATTTTATCCAACCATAGGAGCGGGGTTGTTCATGTATTCTGATCAATGGTATTTGGGAGCATCGGCGCCCAATTTTTTAACGGAAGGAATCTATAACGATGATGTTGCCTCCATTGTAGAGGATAAGCTGCAATTCAATTTTATTGGTGGGTATGTTTTTGATCTATCGGATAATTTAAAGTTCAAGCCAGCTTTTCTTATTAACACCTTGAAAGGTGCACCAGTGAATATTAATATTTCCACAAACTTTTTAATAAACGATGTATTCACCTTGGGTGCCTCTTACCGTGTGGAAAATGCATTCAGTGGCTTGGCAGGGTTCCAGATTTCCAATGGTACCTTTATTGGATATTCGTACGATTACAATACTAATCCGTTGGGTGAATTTAATAGCGGGTCCCACGAGGTCATACTTAAGTTTTATCTTGGAAAAGGTTCTGGAGGTTCTAGTGAAAAGAATAATAAAGGTTCTAAAGGTAAACCGAAACAAATTGATTCTCCAAGATTTTTCTAA